One genomic segment of Bdellovibrionales bacterium includes these proteins:
- a CDS encoding class I SAM-dependent methyltransferase, producing MECGILLNAGIDIGPREELSIFIDKLQMPVAEKIEDYPLCLLWTGEGWGLVSREFSKMNPLVINFSGRDWQRRLKETGKSGDILSKALKKIAGNLAIDSTAGLGRDTLHLLALGFHVVAIERHPLLVELLKIAHRRAMAQEDFRSLFSRLHIISGDATEYLDGRFGKSKKPDLVFMDPMFIREGKSALSGKEMQIVQVLMNPTPQEDVKLLVAALRATGDRVIVKRPVLAPPLMAGPRHSQKGKSVRYDIYFPGDKS from the coding sequence ATGGAATGTGGAATTCTTTTAAATGCAGGTATTGATATTGGGCCTCGCGAAGAACTCAGTATTTTTATCGACAAGCTTCAAATGCCAGTTGCTGAGAAAATTGAAGACTATCCGCTTTGTTTGCTGTGGACTGGAGAGGGATGGGGGCTTGTTTCCCGAGAGTTTTCCAAAATGAATCCCTTGGTGATAAATTTTTCGGGAAGAGATTGGCAGCGACGACTCAAAGAAACAGGAAAATCGGGGGACATACTTTCAAAGGCGCTTAAAAAGATAGCAGGTAATCTTGCAATTGATTCGACGGCAGGGCTGGGGAGAGATACTCTTCATCTTTTGGCGCTTGGTTTTCATGTTGTTGCAATTGAGCGCCACCCCTTGTTGGTCGAGCTTCTTAAAATTGCTCACAGGCGAGCGATGGCCCAGGAGGATTTTCGAAGCCTTTTTTCTCGTCTTCATATAATTTCGGGAGACGCTACCGAATACTTGGACGGACGCTTCGGGAAGTCAAAAAAGCCTGATCTTGTCTTCATGGACCCCATGTTTATACGTGAAGGCAAGTCTGCTTTGAGTGGAAAAGAGATGCAGATAGTTCAGGTTCTTATGAATCCAACCCCGCAGGAGGACGTGAAACTTTTGGTTGCCGCCCTGCGAGCCACGGGAGACCGAGTGATTGTGAAACGGCCAGTGCTTGCCCCCCCTTTGATGGCCGGTCCGAGGCATAGCCAGAAGGGAAAAAGTGTTCGGTACGACATTTATTTTCCCGGGGATAAATCTTAA
- a CDS encoding SpoIIE family protein phosphatase, with protein MAKKSPEKKLQERIAQLEQEILSREEDLSQFRSELVTANRRLESLIGQIKGELATVESLQRILVKTEFPNITGLEFSTKFVPSLVSGGDYFDIFEHDDPMHFGVVAASSSGYATSALFLSVLLKISGRMEARRGSAPHEIVNAIAGELISGLGPQDTIDIFYGLVDRRSFDLHYCRLGNVLAVVQEFATGELTSLPLSGPAIERNFLPMAESHKLALSPGDRLAVCTRGVLEAANSAGESFGVERVLKSIIAGPKRGVHEIRNRILYEVQKYSGLNEPRRDQTIVVAEVKERVIKLARP; from the coding sequence ATGGCCAAAAAAAGTCCCGAAAAGAAACTGCAAGAACGAATTGCCCAGCTCGAGCAAGAAATTCTCTCGCGTGAAGAGGATCTCTCTCAGTTTCGTTCTGAATTGGTGACTGCCAATCGTCGTTTGGAAAGTCTGATTGGGCAGATAAAGGGAGAGTTGGCGACAGTTGAATCTCTGCAGAGGATATTGGTAAAGACCGAGTTTCCAAATATCACCGGCCTGGAGTTTAGTACGAAGTTTGTACCTAGCCTAGTTTCAGGAGGCGATTACTTTGATATTTTTGAACATGATGACCCCATGCATTTTGGGGTCGTGGCCGCCAGCTCTTCTGGCTACGCGACTTCAGCTTTGTTTTTATCGGTTCTTTTAAAGATCTCAGGTCGTATGGAGGCCCGCCGCGGTTCGGCACCTCATGAAATTGTGAATGCCATCGCCGGGGAGCTCATTTCTGGCTTGGGTCCCCAGGATACAATTGATATCTTTTACGGTCTTGTCGATCGCCGCAGTTTTGATCTTCATTATTGTCGTTTGGGCAATGTATTGGCCGTCGTCCAGGAATTTGCAACAGGAGAGCTCACGTCTCTGCCTTTATCGGGGCCGGCCATTGAGCGAAATTTTTTGCCCATGGCCGAAAGCCACAAGCTGGCACTTAGTCCTGGAGACCGTTTGGCTGTGTGTACCCGCGGAGTGTTAGAAGCCGCAAATAGTGCGGGTGAATCATTTGGGGTTGAAAGAGTTTTAAAATCTATCATCGCAGGACCAAAACGGGGCGTACATGAAATTAGAAATCGAATTTTGTATGAGGTCCAGAAGTACTCTGGATTGAATGAGCCTCGGAGAGATCAGACGATTGTTGTGGCTGAAGTCAAAGAGCGAGTCATTAAATTAGCTCGACCCTGA
- a CDS encoding citrate synthase (catalyzes the formation of citrate from acetyl-CoA and oxaloacetate): MSDGTYEGAVDRGLEGVVACTTAVSSIVDVTLCFRGYSIEDLAENSNFEEVSYLLWNGRLPDARELETFSREINQRMKLEADLVKQLQALPTKGVHPMAWLRTATSMLALWDNEAQSESDEARKRVGMKLLARMGTLVALFERTRQGKGYVEPRAGKSIAWNFLYMMTGEEPDSDFVKVLDVCLILHADHELNCSAFSARVTSSSLSDIYSAITSAIGTLKGPLHGGANEQVMKMLIEIGTLDKARTWVKEALSQKKKVMGFGHRVYKNGDPRAKILSQMSRTLTLKTGQPHLYEMSKLIHETVEGDKGLLPNVDFYSATVYYSMGIPIDLYTPIFAVSRVSGWMAHIYEQYANNRIYRPRGQWTGKTGLYWAPLSKR, from the coding sequence ATGTCGGATGGAACTTATGAAGGTGCTGTTGATCGTGGTCTCGAAGGAGTTGTGGCATGTACGACGGCGGTCTCATCCATAGTTGATGTGACTCTGTGCTTTCGTGGGTATTCAATTGAGGATCTCGCCGAAAATTCAAATTTTGAAGAAGTGTCATACCTACTGTGGAATGGTCGATTGCCTGATGCGAGAGAATTGGAGACCTTTTCAAGAGAAATAAATCAGCGGATGAAACTTGAGGCTGATTTGGTTAAACAGCTTCAGGCCTTGCCAACGAAGGGTGTTCATCCTATGGCCTGGCTGAGGACGGCTACATCTATGTTGGCACTTTGGGACAATGAAGCTCAAAGTGAATCTGATGAGGCCAGAAAACGCGTCGGAATGAAACTTTTGGCCCGAATGGGAACTCTTGTTGCTCTTTTTGAGCGAACACGTCAGGGCAAAGGTTATGTGGAGCCCCGTGCAGGAAAAAGTATCGCATGGAACTTCTTGTACATGATGACAGGAGAGGAACCTGATTCCGACTTCGTGAAGGTGTTAGATGTTTGTTTGATTCTTCACGCAGACCACGAACTCAATTGTTCAGCATTTTCTGCTCGAGTGACGTCTTCCTCATTGAGTGATATTTATTCAGCTATCACGTCAGCAATTGGAACTCTCAAAGGCCCCCTTCACGGAGGAGCCAATGAACAAGTCATGAAAATGCTTATTGAGATTGGCACTCTCGATAAAGCAAGAACTTGGGTCAAAGAGGCCTTGTCTCAAAAGAAGAAGGTGATGGGATTTGGACACCGAGTGTATAAAAATGGCGACCCAAGAGCAAAGATTCTGAGCCAAATGAGTCGAACACTGACTCTAAAAACTGGTCAACCTCATCTCTATGAAATGTCCAAGTTGATTCATGAAACAGTAGAAGGTGACAAGGGTTTGCTGCCAAATGTGGATTTTTATTCCGCGACAGTTTACTACAGCATGGGGATACCGATTGATCTTTACACTCCTATTTTTGCCGTTTCGAGGGTGAGTGGTTGGATGGCTCATATTTACGAACAGTACGCCAACAATCGTATTTATCGTCCGCGCGGGCAGTGGACGGGCAAAACAGGATTGTATTGGGCCCCTCTCAGCAAACGATAA
- a CDS encoding PilZ domain-containing protein, with the protein MQKILLHCSSISEAETLRAALETRLPYPVHLSFDEKTALSIVQNRAIHLLAYETNEFSEKDLDFTMSLKRAGFNAPTLVLSEKVGPDKLIDTGDQKLFFLGKPFDEKAFVGVAKKLMVSRTLVQQKHKRFPTLQSAVLETFMSGEMLPSQICNLSAGGAYCEFLGKIGVSVGDLVKLKIRLQEVNRDYVMNAKVVWLTRNGSSIGGIGVGVKFIKYDDIYRQLMEKV; encoded by the coding sequence GTGCAAAAAATTTTACTTCATTGCAGTTCTATCTCTGAGGCCGAAACGCTGCGTGCGGCTTTAGAAACAAGACTTCCCTACCCTGTGCATTTATCTTTTGATGAGAAAACGGCTCTTTCCATTGTGCAGAACAGGGCCATTCATCTCCTGGCCTACGAGACAAATGAGTTCAGCGAAAAGGATCTCGACTTCACGATGAGCCTCAAACGAGCGGGATTCAATGCTCCGACTTTGGTTCTTTCTGAAAAGGTGGGTCCTGATAAATTGATCGACACCGGCGATCAAAAACTATTTTTCCTGGGTAAACCCTTCGATGAGAAGGCTTTTGTCGGTGTTGCCAAAAAATTGATGGTATCGCGAACCTTGGTCCAGCAGAAACACAAACGATTTCCTACCTTGCAATCCGCAGTGCTTGAGACTTTTATGTCTGGGGAAATGCTTCCTTCGCAGATTTGTAACCTGAGCGCCGGGGGCGCTTATTGTGAATTTCTCGGAAAAATCGGAGTTTCAGTTGGAGATCTGGTGAAGTTAAAAATTCGCCTGCAAGAGGTCAACCGTGATTATGTGATGAACGCAAAAGTTGTTTGGTTAACTCGAAATGGCTCATCGATAGGTGGAATTGGTGTCGGCGTAAAGTTCATAAAATACGATGACATCTACCGGCAATTGATGGAAAAAGTCTGA
- a CDS encoding enoyl-CoA hydratase/isomerase family protein, with translation MFPGHKTQRWKHNLKSTILAEISSSILCLTFSHPDRANAFGVQQAEELLGILDHYSAQFSGVLFQSGNKKFFCAGGNLRFYAAQKKKSEGILANRRIRSALKTFSELAQPKVALVSGDCFGGGLELLSSFDHVISSPQAYFGFWQRRIGLSFGWGGGTRWSEKNNRGNILKLALEARSICSEEAKNLGLIHQIVLDERLYEEGKKWLNSAMQWPEESLLGLRQWTPSRETKIFENLWNSSSHKVALQRYR, from the coding sequence ATTTTTCCTGGGCATAAAACCCAGAGATGGAAGCATAATCTGAAATCTACAATTTTAGCAGAAATCAGCTCCTCGATACTTTGTCTCACATTTAGTCATCCGGATAGGGCCAATGCCTTTGGAGTTCAGCAAGCAGAGGAGCTATTAGGAATCCTTGATCACTACTCAGCTCAGTTTAGTGGTGTTCTCTTCCAATCTGGGAATAAAAAATTCTTTTGCGCTGGCGGTAACCTACGTTTCTATGCGGCCCAGAAAAAAAAGAGCGAGGGGATTTTAGCAAATCGGCGCATTCGAAGTGCATTGAAGACATTTTCTGAGCTCGCTCAACCAAAAGTGGCACTTGTTAGTGGAGACTGCTTCGGCGGAGGCTTAGAGTTATTGAGTTCTTTTGATCATGTCATTTCATCACCACAGGCCTATTTCGGATTTTGGCAGAGGCGCATAGGTCTTAGCTTTGGTTGGGGAGGAGGGACTCGCTGGAGTGAAAAGAACAATCGCGGAAATATTTTAAAGCTAGCTTTAGAGGCGAGATCTATTTGTAGTGAAGAGGCGAAAAATCTAGGACTTATACACCAAATTGTTCTTGATGAGAGACTTTATGAGGAAGGAAAAAAATGGCTCAACTCAGCAATGCAGTGGCCTGAAGAATCCTTGCTCGGCCTGAGGCAGTGGACCCCTTCAAGAGAAACAAAGATATTTGAAAATCTTTGGAATAGCTCCAGCCATAAGGTTGCCCTACAGCGGTATCGATAA
- the elbB gene encoding isoprenoid biosynthesis glyoxalase ElbB produces MKKIAVILAGCGSKDGAEITEAVSTLLTLSELKVKFDIFAPDVEISVTNHLNGAISNETRNVLVEAARIARGQIKDLVHLKTDDYDGVVFPGGYGVARSLCTWGKDGAKCEVLPDAKRVVEEFYSQAKPICAICIAPALIARVLGQFGINLTLGQDSEASLEVTKTGACHVKCAATDYVSDRESKIITTPAYMCDATPFEVYTGIRKALHEMVEMA; encoded by the coding sequence GTGAAAAAAATTGCTGTGATACTGGCTGGCTGTGGATCAAAAGATGGAGCTGAAATCACTGAGGCCGTGAGCACACTGCTCACCCTGAGTGAACTCAAGGTAAAATTTGATATCTTCGCCCCTGATGTCGAGATCAGTGTCACCAATCACCTGAATGGGGCCATCTCAAATGAGACCCGCAATGTCCTCGTTGAAGCGGCCCGCATTGCTCGCGGACAAATCAAAGACCTCGTTCACTTGAAGACAGATGATTATGATGGAGTGGTTTTTCCCGGAGGCTATGGAGTCGCCCGCAGCCTCTGCACTTGGGGCAAAGATGGAGCCAAATGTGAGGTCCTTCCCGATGCCAAAAGAGTGGTTGAAGAATTCTACTCTCAGGCAAAACCGATTTGTGCTATTTGTATTGCTCCAGCTCTTATTGCAAGGGTCTTAGGACAATTTGGAATTAACCTGACTCTCGGACAGGATTCTGAGGCCTCTCTTGAAGTCACTAAAACAGGCGCCTGCCATGTCAAATGTGCGGCAACCGACTACGTGAGCGATCGCGAATCAAAAATTATCACAACACCGGCCTATATGTGCGATGCCACTCCCTTCGAGGTCTACACTGGAATTCGAAAGGCTCTGCATGAAATGGTAGAAATGGCTTAG
- a CDS encoding GNAT family N-acetyltransferase, which translates to MEGPRPPQPAEFNEILDFLNNNLRPKATWSISQEYPTALNSENMNNIRIIKAEGKIAAHAVVQYSITKTVAGLFKVGAIGSVVTDPEFRNQGLSKQVINECAETARQNGCDFAVLWTNLYDLYRKLGFELGGTELALIIEKNFEPPQNNLRFMDTLRVAPEALLRLYAQHSLGAIRVADDFRRYLNIPNTHLYTAWDENNTLKAYAVEGKGADLVGYIHEWGGGVSSLLPLLAHIRKVKSSSITLICSQTAENLCRQLQAYGALCNRGFLGMFRILNAKNMSFKLRRYARQLGHDDWIFDFKDGAYYLGTPNKLFRTESEQDIIKLLFGPLKASELEGFDKATAEMIEEVLPLPFWIWGWDSV; encoded by the coding sequence ATGGAAGGACCACGGCCCCCACAGCCAGCAGAGTTCAATGAAATTCTTGACTTCCTTAACAACAATCTTCGACCCAAAGCCACATGGTCTATCAGTCAAGAATATCCAACTGCCCTGAATTCAGAGAACATGAACAACATTCGAATTATCAAAGCAGAGGGAAAAATTGCAGCTCATGCTGTTGTCCAATACAGCATCACGAAAACTGTCGCTGGCCTATTTAAAGTCGGAGCCATTGGAAGTGTCGTCACAGATCCCGAATTTCGAAACCAGGGATTAAGCAAACAAGTGATCAATGAGTGCGCCGAAACCGCCCGTCAAAACGGTTGCGACTTTGCCGTCCTATGGACAAATCTCTACGACCTTTACCGAAAGCTCGGTTTTGAACTCGGAGGGACGGAACTTGCCCTCATCATTGAAAAGAACTTTGAACCACCGCAAAACAATTTGCGATTCATGGACACTCTTCGAGTCGCACCTGAGGCTCTTCTCAGATTGTATGCTCAGCACAGCCTGGGAGCCATTCGAGTCGCCGATGACTTCCGTCGCTATCTGAACATCCCCAACACCCACCTCTACACTGCATGGGATGAGAACAACACCTTAAAGGCCTATGCCGTTGAGGGCAAAGGCGCGGACCTCGTCGGATATATTCACGAGTGGGGTGGGGGCGTCTCAAGCCTTCTTCCCCTATTGGCTCACATACGAAAAGTAAAATCCTCAAGCATCACTCTCATATGTTCTCAAACGGCTGAGAATCTCTGTCGACAACTGCAAGCATATGGGGCCCTCTGCAATCGGGGATTTCTCGGAATGTTCCGAATTCTCAATGCTAAAAATATGAGTTTCAAATTGCGCCGCTATGCCCGTCAGCTCGGTCATGACGATTGGATCTTTGATTTCAAAGATGGAGCCTACTACCTCGGCACACCCAATAAACTTTTTAGGACTGAAAGCGAACAAGACATTATCAAACTTCTGTTTGGCCCCCTCAAGGCCTCAGAACTTGAGGGGTTTGACAAAGCCACAGCCGAAATGATCGAAGAAGTATTGCCTCTTCCGTTTTGGATTTGGGGATGGGACTCTGTGTGA
- the nth gene encoding endonuclease III, whose protein sequence is MKKKLNLKGSVRTGARLESQEKRRLRLNDIIQLFIRYYPDAHCALDHENPEQLLIATILSAQCTDERVNQVTKKLFVKYPFPQDFALAELTELEKDIRPTGFFRNKARNIQKCCQLLIQDFGGKAPPDMEKLVRLPGVGRKTANVVLGNAFGISSGIVVDTHVTRLANRLGLVAAQQAEKIERELMSLVPQEYWILLPHWLIWHGRRVCRARKPNCEKCFLFELCPRRL, encoded by the coding sequence ATGAAGAAGAAACTCAATTTGAAAGGAAGTGTCAGGACAGGAGCAAGACTTGAGTCTCAAGAGAAAAGGCGTCTGCGCTTGAACGACATCATCCAGTTGTTTATTCGATATTATCCTGATGCCCATTGTGCTCTCGATCATGAGAATCCAGAACAACTGCTCATTGCAACCATTCTCAGTGCCCAATGTACGGATGAACGAGTCAATCAGGTGACAAAAAAGCTGTTTGTTAAATATCCTTTTCCTCAGGATTTTGCTCTTGCGGAACTGACTGAGCTTGAGAAAGATATTCGACCCACGGGTTTTTTTCGAAATAAGGCCCGAAACATTCAGAAGTGCTGTCAGCTTTTGATTCAGGATTTTGGAGGGAAGGCTCCTCCGGACATGGAGAAATTGGTCAGACTGCCAGGAGTTGGAAGAAAAACGGCGAATGTTGTTCTGGGCAACGCGTTTGGAATTTCTTCAGGAATTGTGGTTGATACCCATGTGACTCGCCTAGCAAATCGATTGGGATTGGTCGCTGCTCAGCAGGCAGAGAAAATTGAACGGGAACTGATGAGTCTTGTTCCTCAGGAATACTGGATTTTGCTGCCTCATTGGTTGATTTGGCATGGGCGGAGGGTTTGTCGAGCTCGAAAACCGAATTGTGAAAAATGTTTCCTGTTTGAACTTTGCCCGCGTCGGTTATGA
- a CDS encoding DoxX family membrane protein: protein MAAMIVSFFESMKYVGHMLPVAFLRVYTGYYFFNRAMEHFDGDFLVQPILSRSIDEWLPVSQAPEWYKDVLESIVVPNWKIFAYLVTYCEFAIGICFIIGFFVRPTALLGIFLTANLFYQTGPFVGDLHRLFLAIFMMMWWVGAGRCMGMDYFFYKRQRGIWW, encoded by the coding sequence ATGGCCGCTATGATAGTTTCATTTTTTGAGAGCATGAAGTACGTGGGGCATATGCTGCCCGTGGCTTTTTTAAGAGTCTATACGGGTTATTATTTTTTTAATCGAGCCATGGAGCATTTTGATGGGGATTTTCTCGTACAGCCCATACTCAGTCGGTCCATTGATGAATGGTTGCCAGTGAGTCAGGCGCCTGAGTGGTATAAGGATGTTTTGGAATCAATTGTCGTGCCCAATTGGAAAATTTTTGCTTATTTAGTGACCTACTGTGAATTTGCAATAGGGATTTGTTTTATTATTGGTTTTTTTGTCAGGCCTACGGCTCTTCTTGGAATTTTTCTCACGGCCAATCTGTTTTATCAGACAGGTCCTTTTGTCGGCGATCTGCACCGTCTTTTTTTGGCGATATTCATGATGATGTGGTGGGTGGGTGCGGGGCGCTGTATGGGAATGGATTATTTTTTCTACAAGCGTCAGCGCGGTATTTGGTGGTAA
- a CDS encoding thiamine ABC transporter substrate-binding protein, with the protein MKRISSFVIAVSIVVLGLGLLGWVLYGIARRSEDPVAYRTVVRVMTYSSFFVPTGPGPLLKAEYEKRFGSDVEFVDGGDSALMVERLKSVSEKQIDLVLGISLLHHEKAQRELNWQNWAYPEKVSMVPELNFFGKVASLNQYKLVPYNWAPMTFVYREGEVNPPRSWEDLARPEFKRSISAQDPRFSTPGNYLSFWAWDKETGQFSNSRIDWLKNALLPLSPSWSVSYGLFRSKNAKLTFTYATSPFYHRLVEKDESYKAAVFNEPHPFEVELAGIPVHCVTCWEAKRFIQFLLEPASQRILMEKNFMLPVVTGVKESSVFAEMAEYPLISWDSYDGYDKSETNWAKKFVDTLKTRVKK; encoded by the coding sequence ATGAAACGAATATCATCTTTTGTTATTGCTGTAAGTATCGTGGTTCTTGGATTGGGCCTGTTGGGTTGGGTGCTCTATGGCATCGCCCGTCGATCCGAGGATCCGGTGGCCTATCGCACTGTCGTGAGGGTGATGACGTATTCTTCCTTTTTTGTGCCCACCGGGCCAGGGCCTCTCTTGAAGGCTGAGTACGAAAAAAGATTCGGTTCGGATGTTGAGTTCGTGGATGGGGGCGATTCGGCCCTGATGGTAGAACGATTAAAATCAGTATCCGAGAAGCAAATAGATTTGGTATTGGGAATAAGCCTTCTTCATCACGAAAAAGCACAACGAGAACTCAATTGGCAGAATTGGGCTTATCCAGAGAAAGTCTCTATGGTTCCAGAGTTGAATTTTTTTGGCAAAGTGGCGTCGCTCAATCAATATAAATTGGTTCCATACAATTGGGCTCCAATGACCTTTGTTTATCGCGAGGGCGAGGTCAATCCTCCGAGATCCTGGGAGGATCTGGCGCGTCCCGAATTCAAGCGATCAATTTCAGCGCAAGACCCTCGCTTCAGCACTCCAGGCAACTATTTATCGTTCTGGGCTTGGGACAAGGAGACGGGGCAATTTTCAAACTCGCGCATAGATTGGCTCAAGAACGCCTTGCTTCCGCTGAGTCCGAGTTGGAGTGTTTCCTACGGTCTCTTTCGAAGTAAAAACGCGAAGCTGACTTTTACTTATGCGACCTCGCCTTTTTATCATCGTTTGGTAGAAAAGGACGAGAGCTATAAAGCCGCTGTCTTCAATGAACCCCACCCCTTTGAAGTGGAGTTGGCGGGAATTCCCGTTCACTGTGTGACCTGCTGGGAAGCAAAGCGATTTATTCAATTCCTACTTGAGCCCGCATCGCAGCGAATATTGATGGAAAAGAACTTTATGTTGCCGGTTGTGACGGGAGTGAAAGAATCCAGCGTATTTGCTGAGATGGCAGAGTACCCACTGATTTCGTGGGACTCCTATGACGGTTACGATAAGAGCGAGACCAATTGGGCAAAAAAGTTCGTGGACACTTTAAAAACGAGGGTCAAGAAATGA
- a CDS encoding ABC transporter permease subunit codes for MSVNVLMNLGLTSVVLARVIESKLGPMIELSWIEGASRWKMLQSGVFSYLRTDLISLSFYLFTLFFASFSIPLILGSSEGVTLEVLIYEKIRLSGDWSQAVLLGLLQIFILFFFSFGVRQNFTGKISRQPNLTGLRAPSLFGIPLFVSLFLVGGQFFGLIRGWGYLLNSPVLLAELPLLLGGTLIVGIGTGLLVLILLMLVAGLSPHLGLDRFLVGYTAPSTVLTGFAFLLLGVEGWLGIHLSLICGLALLVVPSLYRMLARGLLVAIQNQVIVARLGGAGWWAIFDKIVFPQICRQFWWLAGMSSLWACGDYALSSLVVENNTTLALAIKGYMTSYHLDLATALNSILLVVGMSCLLGFGGLGRVCRTESFS; via the coding sequence GTGAGCGTCAATGTTTTGATGAATCTCGGCCTTACTTCTGTTGTCTTAGCTCGAGTGATTGAATCGAAGCTAGGTCCCATGATCGAGTTGAGTTGGATTGAGGGGGCTTCTCGGTGGAAGATGCTTCAGAGCGGAGTTTTCTCCTATTTGCGAACCGATCTTATTTCTTTGTCTTTTTATCTGTTCACTCTTTTTTTTGCGAGCTTCTCGATTCCCCTGATTCTCGGCAGTTCAGAGGGGGTTACACTTGAAGTATTGATTTACGAAAAAATTCGTTTGAGTGGAGACTGGTCTCAGGCCGTCTTGTTAGGACTCTTACAGATATTTATTTTATTTTTTTTCTCGTTTGGGGTTAGGCAAAATTTTACAGGGAAAATCAGTCGTCAGCCCAATCTGACAGGCTTGCGTGCTCCTTCTCTTTTTGGAATCCCTTTATTTGTGAGCCTCTTTTTAGTTGGGGGTCAGTTTTTTGGATTGATCCGTGGTTGGGGTTACCTGTTGAACTCCCCTGTTCTTTTGGCGGAGCTACCCCTGCTGTTGGGTGGAACCTTGATCGTCGGGATTGGAACAGGACTGCTGGTGCTCATTCTTCTCATGTTGGTTGCGGGCTTAAGTCCCCACCTTGGTTTGGATCGCTTTTTGGTTGGCTACACGGCGCCGAGCACGGTGCTAACGGGGTTTGCCTTCTTGCTTTTGGGTGTTGAAGGTTGGCTCGGTATTCATCTTTCACTGATCTGCGGTTTGGCCCTTCTTGTGGTTCCATCCTTGTATCGAATGCTGGCAAGAGGACTTCTCGTGGCCATTCAGAATCAAGTGATTGTCGCTCGCTTAGGGGGAGCGGGATGGTGGGCCATTTTTGACAAAATTGTTTTTCCTCAGATTTGTCGGCAGTTTTGGTGGTTGGCTGGAATGAGTTCGCTTTGGGCTTGTGGTGATTATGCACTTTCCTCTTTGGTCGTCGAAAACAATACAACTTTGGCTCTTGCGATTAAGGGCTATATGACTTCTTATCATTTGGATTTAGCAACAGCTCTCAATTCTATTTTACTGGTTGTCGGAATGAGCTGCTTATTGGGGTTTGGAGGCTTGGGCCGTGTCTGTCGTACAGAATCTTTTTCGTGA
- a CDS encoding ATP-binding cassette domain-containing protein, giving the protein MSVVQNLFRDYGNFQVEIPEWKISDQGITALWGPSGAGKTSIFRLMIGLEPCPGMRWIFEDLDLAQLPMSAKRLGVVFQSYDLFPHMTAEQNVQFSQEARKIPKSERAQDLEHLKNSLSLENCWQRKAQLLSGGEQQRVAIARALAGRPRFLFLDEPFSALDTDLRAEARELVKRVIGEFKVPSLLITHDKEDIQAMDAVVVRVEKGRLV; this is encoded by the coding sequence GTGTCTGTCGTACAGAATCTTTTTCGTGATTATGGCAATTTTCAAGTTGAGATTCCTGAATGGAAGATTTCTGATCAGGGAATCACCGCTCTTTGGGGGCCCTCAGGGGCCGGTAAAACTTCGATCTTTCGACTGATGATCGGTCTTGAGCCCTGTCCCGGGATGCGTTGGATATTTGAAGACCTTGATTTAGCCCAGCTTCCCATGTCGGCCAAGAGACTGGGGGTGGTCTTTCAGTCCTATGATCTTTTTCCTCACATGACAGCAGAACAAAACGTCCAATTTTCGCAAGAGGCGAGAAAAATTCCAAAATCAGAGAGAGCTCAAGATCTGGAGCACTTGAAAAATTCTTTGAGTCTCGAAAACTGTTGGCAGCGAAAGGCTCAGCTTCTTTCGGGAGGGGAGCAGCAGCGAGTTGCCATTGCCCGGGCCTTGGCGGGGCGCCCTCGATTTTTGTTTTTAGATGAACCCTTTTCGGCCCTAGACACAGACCTTAGGGCAGAAGCCCGCGAGCTTGTGAAGCGAGTGATCGGTGAATTCAAAGTACCGAGTTTATTGATTACTCATGACAAAGAGGACATTCAGGCGATGGATGCGGTGGTTGTGAGGGTTGAAAAGGGGAGGTTGGTTTAA